A genomic segment from Neochlamydia sp. AcF84 encodes:
- a CDS encoding transposase, translating to MILQGGKWQKVKLTLQSKKYSEVMAIRVKETITKASYRPGVERWLIMEKLGNDQYKYYVSNASKDTSRSCMVEWIHERWKIEQGYQQMKEELGLDHFEERSWLGLHHHLRLCFMAYSFLTLLKYQAKDKKKSQ from the coding sequence TTGATCCTGCAAGGAGGTAAGTGGCAAAAGGTAAAACTTACCCTTCAATCGAAGAAATATAGTGAAGTAATGGCTATACGTGTTAAAGAAACAATCACCAAGGCATCTTATAGACCAGGGGTTGAAAGATGGTTAATCATGGAAAAATTAGGAAACGATCAATATAAATACTATGTTTCCAATGCCTCAAAAGATACTTCCCGCTCATGTATGGTAGAATGGATTCATGAAAGATGGAAAATCGAGCAAGGTTATCAGCAGATGAAAGAGGAGTTAGGATTAGATCACTTTGAGGAACGGTCATGGCTAGGGCTCCATCATCATCTGAGGTTATGTTTTATGGCTTATAGCTTCTTAACCTTACTGAAATACCAAGCAAAAGATAAAAAAAAATCTCAATAA